The following coding sequences lie in one Treponema socranskii subsp. buccale genomic window:
- a CDS encoding DUF6675 family protein yields MKKTVSISFFCAVLCTFSAFALPFNNKLSKAELADLESGKVVVRNISRASNMCLEASSESAQKIIRDINDLNPSYLAEVIQVRPYTGNEDLPARLEDALMNISDYVGIPYYSEHNKTYYDLYSSAVIKDDFIGEDGLTRKVKADLTMEPFGLIETSISISANGECVYYVSTNDNTLIRQDMKIKCVKPNNMKSAILLFRDGDNWILYGAGGVKAMKIVFFEKRIETSFINRIKTFCNFIFKKL; encoded by the coding sequence ATGAAAAAGACAGTATCGATTTCATTTTTTTGCGCCGTACTCTGCACGTTTTCCGCTTTCGCGCTTCCGTTCAACAACAAGCTTTCGAAAGCGGAACTTGCCGACCTCGAAAGCGGCAAAGTCGTCGTGCGCAACATCAGCCGCGCATCCAATATGTGTCTCGAAGCGTCGAGCGAAAGCGCACAAAAAATCATACGCGACATAAACGATCTCAATCCGTCCTATCTTGCCGAAGTGATCCAAGTCAGACCCTATACCGGAAACGAAGATCTGCCCGCACGGCTCGAAGATGCGCTCATGAACATATCCGATTACGTCGGTATCCCGTACTATTCGGAACACAATAAAACGTATTACGATCTGTATTCATCCGCCGTGATCAAAGACGACTTTATCGGGGAAGACGGCCTTACCCGCAAAGTAAAAGCCGATTTGACGATGGAGCCTTTCGGTCTCATCGAAACATCCATATCGATAAGCGCAAACGGAGAGTGCGTATACTACGTTTCGACAAACGACAATACGCTTATTCGACAGGATATGAAGATTAAATGCGTCAAACCGAACAATATGAAATCCGCAATTTTGCTCTTTCGCGACGGCGACAATTGGATTTTATACGGTGCGGGCGGCGTCAAAGCGATGAAGATTGTTTTTTTCGAAAAGCGTATCGAAACGTCGTTTATAAACCGTATAAAAACGTTCTGCAATTTTATCTTCAAAAAACTCTAA
- a CDS encoding pyridoxal phosphate-dependent aminotransferase produces the protein MIAAYIRDSVESPKAGVIRKMFEEGALLKKKYGAENVYDFSLGNPDLDPPDSVVRAIERIASDNSHGAHGYMPNAGYLFAREAMAKKTEAEQGVSVPAACIVMSCGAAGALNVVLKSLLNAGDEVIVPSPYFAEYDHYIRNHAGTIVRVKTKSDFSLDCNAIVNALSEKTVAVLINSPNNPTGHIYSAEAIASLSAALREHGKKCGRMPYLICDEPYRAITYGGKKVPPVFPLYENAVIVTSFAKNLSLPGERIGYLAVNPACPEADAFIAAAIFSTRILGYVNAPAFFQKVVASSWNAPCDYSPYEKRCALLKEIMDYAGLEYANPEGAFYLFVKVPDAWQGDDLAFTNHLKKYNILCAPGSGFGGEGWFRIAYCVSERTIIDSRDAFYKAVHDQA, from the coding sequence ATGATAGCGGCATATATACGGGATTCGGTTGAAAGTCCCAAAGCGGGTGTCATCCGCAAAATGTTCGAAGAAGGAGCGCTGCTCAAAAAAAAATACGGAGCCGAAAACGTCTACGATTTCAGTCTCGGAAATCCCGATTTGGATCCGCCGGACAGCGTCGTCCGAGCGATAGAGAGAATCGCTTCGGATAACTCTCACGGCGCGCACGGCTATATGCCGAACGCGGGTTATCTTTTTGCGCGCGAAGCGATGGCGAAAAAGACGGAAGCCGAACAGGGAGTGTCCGTTCCGGCAGCTTGCATCGTTATGTCGTGCGGAGCTGCGGGTGCACTCAACGTCGTCTTAAAATCGCTTTTAAATGCGGGCGACGAAGTCATCGTTCCCTCTCCGTATTTTGCCGAATACGATCACTATATTCGAAATCATGCGGGCACTATCGTACGCGTAAAAACGAAATCCGATTTTTCGCTCGACTGTAATGCGATCGTAAATGCGCTTTCCGAAAAAACCGTCGCGGTTTTAATCAATTCACCGAACAATCCGACGGGGCATATCTATTCGGCGGAAGCTATCGCGTCTCTTTCTGCCGCCCTTCGCGAACACGGAAAAAAATGCGGACGCATGCCTTACCTCATCTGCGACGAACCGTACCGCGCGATCACCTACGGCGGCAAAAAAGTTCCGCCCGTATTTCCGCTGTACGAAAACGCCGTCATCGTTACATCTTTTGCAAAAAATTTGAGTTTGCCGGGAGAGCGTATCGGATATCTCGCTGTGAATCCCGCGTGTCCGGAAGCCGATGCCTTTATCGCCGCAGCGATTTTTTCGACGCGCATTTTGGGCTACGTCAATGCACCCGCGTTTTTTCAAAAAGTTGTCGCTTCTTCGTGGAACGCTCCTTGCGATTATTCGCCGTATGAAAAACGATGCGCGCTTTTAAAAGAGATCATGGATTACGCGGGACTGGAGTATGCGAACCCCGAGGGCGCGTTTTATCTTTTTGTGAAAGTGCCCGACGCGTGGCAGGGAGACGATCTCGCGTTTACGAATCATTTGAAAAAATACAATATCCTGTGCGCGCCGGGAAGCGGTTTCGGCGGGGAGGGTTGGTTTCGGATCGCGTACTGCGTGAGCGAGCGGACGATTATCGATTCGCGCGATGCCTTTTATAAAGCGGTGCACGACCAAGCTTGA
- the glgA gene encoding glycogen synthase GlgA codes for MKILMVTAEAVPFAKTGGLADMVSALALSLSTLGHDVKIVMPRYYRIDRKKLQAIPGPLAVAAGTSESWVGVYESTLPSSKVAVYFLDHEGAFGRDGVYGTQAETDFHDNPYRFSLLCHGAFQLCRKLGWCPDIVHAHDWSASLAPIILKHVIRNGFFAKTASVLTIHNLGYQGQYAKDWFPSLGIHWGLYYGAGLEHNGGINLLQGGISCADMITTVSPTYAKEIQTAEGGFGMDGLLRVRGDVVRGILNGIDEDVWNPKTDTLIPVHYDETSLEKKAVCKRELQKRMKLPEDDAVPVIGIVTRLADQKGIAELFAPAYGCMYRLCSEIDVQVAILGSGEKWCENEILSLQSKLPNMRAYIGYDESLSHLIEAGSDLFLMPSKYEPCGLNQMYSLLYGTLPIVRRTGGLADTVEQYDEKTGEGTGFMFDNLTPSAVFDTCGWAVYAYYNKKEHITEMRKRGMKKDFSWKKSAKQYVAVYKEALARGAGIGNSR; via the coding sequence ATGAAAATCCTTATGGTGACGGCCGAAGCGGTGCCCTTTGCAAAGACGGGCGGACTTGCCGATATGGTGTCCGCTTTGGCGCTGTCTCTTTCAACGCTCGGACACGATGTAAAGATCGTCATGCCGCGCTATTATAGAATCGACCGGAAAAAATTGCAGGCGATTCCCGGTCCGCTCGCCGTCGCTGCGGGAACTTCGGAATCGTGGGTCGGCGTCTATGAAAGTACCTTGCCTTCGTCAAAAGTCGCCGTCTATTTTCTCGACCACGAAGGCGCGTTCGGGCGCGACGGTGTGTACGGCACACAGGCGGAAACCGATTTTCACGACAATCCGTACCGCTTTTCGCTTTTATGCCACGGCGCTTTCCAGCTGTGCCGAAAGCTCGGATGGTGCCCCGATATCGTCCACGCGCACGATTGGTCGGCGTCCCTCGCTCCGATCATTTTAAAGCACGTTATCCGAAACGGCTTCTTCGCAAAGACGGCGAGCGTTTTGACGATTCACAATTTAGGCTATCAGGGGCAATACGCAAAAGATTGGTTTCCTTCTCTCGGCATTCATTGGGGATTGTATTACGGCGCGGGACTCGAACACAACGGCGGCATCAATCTTTTGCAGGGCGGCATATCGTGTGCCGACATGATTACGACGGTATCCCCGACTTATGCGAAAGAAATCCAAACTGCCGAAGGCGGCTTCGGTATGGACGGGCTTTTGCGCGTAAGGGGCGACGTCGTTCGCGGCATCCTAAACGGAATCGATGAAGATGTGTGGAATCCGAAAACGGATACGCTCATCCCCGTACACTACGACGAAACGTCGCTTGAAAAAAAAGCGGTATGCAAACGCGAGCTGCAAAAACGCATGAAGCTCCCTGAAGACGACGCCGTTCCCGTCATCGGTATCGTAACGCGCCTTGCCGATCAAAAAGGCATTGCCGAACTTTTTGCGCCGGCTTACGGCTGTATGTACCGCCTGTGCAGCGAAATCGACGTGCAGGTTGCGATCCTCGGAAGCGGAGAAAAGTGGTGTGAAAACGAAATACTCTCGCTTCAGTCGAAGCTTCCGAATATGCGCGCATATATCGGCTACGATGAAAGTTTGAGTCATCTTATCGAAGCGGGCAGCGATTTATTTTTGATGCCGTCAAAATACGAGCCGTGCGGATTGAATCAAATGTATTCGCTTTTGTACGGCACGCTTCCGATCGTGCGCCGTACGGGAGGGCTCGCCGACACGGTCGAACAGTACGACGAAAAGACGGGGGAGGGTACGGGCTTTATGTTCGACAACTTGACGCCTTCCGCCGTATTCGACACTTGCGGTTGGGCGGTCTACGCGTATTACAACAAAAAAGAGCACATTACCGAAATGCGAAAGCGCGGCATGAAAAAAGATTTCAGCTGGAAAAAATCGGCGAAGCAATACGTCGCCGTCTATAAAGAAGCCCTTGCGCGCGGCGCGGGAATCGGAAATTCGCGGTAG
- a CDS encoding nucleotidyltransferase domain-containing protein, with protein MITEEIKRITEKIKEALDPERIYLFGSYARNEETEKSDYDFYVVVDEEKGNPVSLSQKAYRAIRDYRTTPCDVIVNDSFNFNKRRGMHTLEKTVSTEGILMYEK; from the coding sequence ATGATTACGGAAGAGATTAAACGGATAACGGAAAAAATCAAAGAAGCCCTCGATCCCGAACGAATCTATCTTTTCGGTTCGTATGCGCGCAACGAAGAAACCGAAAAGAGCGATTATGATTTTTATGTCGTTGTCGATGAGGAAAAAGGAAATCCCGTTTCGCTTTCTCAAAAAGCGTATCGCGCTATCCGCGATTACAGAACGACCCCATGTGATGTAATCGTCAATGACAGCTTTAATTTTAATAAACGACGCGGAATGCACACATTGGAAAAAACAGTTTCGACGGAAGGAATATTGATGTATGAAAAATAA
- a CDS encoding WD40 repeat domain-containing protein: MKKLLKDSILNLIKLEIFRPLRISTPLNNFKTLHTIFFAAALLSALPLASESHVSNQKHEGEIRAVSASRDGSAFFTAGDDGFLIKWTDDGQGEHYQISDMSVKLCALSPDGKTIAAYETDGGLVNRVSLWDFDTLQRKYARRFADAVTSLSFSAKGTYVIVGTASVEGAIFLRASDGRVADVLKDSTGIISYAVTSASEKTLCTYSPVGFISYYNMTDGKLKRRLSCESNLSDIASFDGDMFFAGTKNDTVYVVSALSGKTAASVAARSPVLLTSADDKNVYYIASTASRTYSLSMLESRGDKTFSSPLILKNFKSLPNGEAIRAGAKAGDEIALASSGGNVFRTTPAPDTALLSLSPLTDDIYETISDAASADDGFYFLTSGALYASSYDTGTVDKRASNDAHTNMSVCEGGVILWSRGTKRPVEYFDFTENKTTRLFTPESAVQSVRAFGNVILEMESNAVLRAYYRDTGEIEELYVGAGLQDALISGGTLYIAKSSATNPPSALLSIDMRTKEIVPLKIESDIVYALSASDDELYGIAVQSGGDEKTTNLFSYTPSASKTTMLLKLNDEDTGAFTYFYDGQVLTNIGSEKVYSYDLLRKKSIAYDRSASLPVKAVQNGERIAVLNRDGSISWYNTGKAEVLADWYLAKDGTWYEF, encoded by the coding sequence ATGAAAAAATTATTAAAAGATTCGATTTTGAATTTAATAAAACTCGAAATTTTCCGTCCGCTTCGTATATCAACACCGCTGAATAATTTCAAAACACTTCATACGATATTTTTTGCCGCAGCCCTTTTAAGTGCGCTGCCGCTCGCATCCGAGTCTCACGTTTCGAATCAAAAGCACGAAGGAGAAATCAGGGCGGTTTCGGCTTCCCGCGACGGAAGCGCATTTTTTACGGCGGGAGACGACGGATTTTTAATAAAATGGACGGACGACGGTCAGGGCGAACATTATCAAATTTCGGATATGAGCGTAAAACTCTGCGCCCTCTCTCCCGACGGCAAAACGATCGCCGCATACGAAACGGACGGAGGACTCGTAAACCGCGTGAGCCTGTGGGATTTCGATACGCTGCAGCGGAAATACGCACGGCGCTTTGCAGATGCGGTGACGTCTTTGTCGTTTTCGGCGAAGGGCACCTATGTCATCGTCGGAACGGCTTCCGTAGAAGGGGCGATTTTTTTACGCGCTTCCGACGGACGCGTCGCCGACGTTTTAAAAGATTCGACGGGAATCATTTCGTATGCTGTAACAAGCGCATCGGAAAAAACGCTGTGCACGTATTCGCCTGTAGGCTTTATTTCGTATTACAATATGACCGACGGAAAACTCAAACGGCGATTGAGCTGCGAATCGAACCTTTCCGATATCGCATCCTTCGACGGCGATATGTTTTTTGCAGGTACCAAAAACGATACGGTGTACGTCGTGTCGGCGCTTTCGGGCAAGACGGCCGCTTCCGTCGCCGCACGTTCTCCCGTGCTCCTGACGAGTGCCGACGATAAAAACGTGTACTATATCGCAAGTACCGCATCCCGAACCTACTCGCTTTCGATGCTTGAAAGCCGCGGCGACAAAACGTTTTCATCTCCCCTTATTTTGAAAAACTTTAAATCTCTTCCGAACGGAGAAGCGATCCGAGCGGGTGCGAAAGCGGGAGACGAAATCGCCCTCGCCTCTTCAGGCGGTAACGTATTTCGAACGACACCCGCACCCGACACGGCGCTCCTCTCGCTTTCCCCGCTCACCGACGATATCTACGAAACAATTTCCGATGCGGCGAGTGCGGACGACGGTTTTTATTTTTTGACGAGCGGCGCGCTCTATGCGTCATCCTACGATACCGGCACCGTAGATAAACGTGCATCGAATGACGCACACACGAATATGAGCGTCTGCGAAGGGGGCGTCATCCTGTGGTCGCGCGGCACGAAGCGGCCGGTCGAATATTTCGACTTTACGGAAAATAAAACGACTCGGCTTTTTACGCCCGAAAGCGCCGTTCAATCCGTGCGCGCCTTCGGAAATGTGATTTTGGAAATGGAAAGCAATGCCGTCCTCCGCGCCTATTACAGGGACACGGGTGAAATCGAAGAGCTCTATGTAGGGGCGGGACTGCAGGATGCGCTCATTTCAGGCGGCACGCTCTACATCGCAAAGTCGTCCGCAACGAATCCTCCGTCCGCCCTTCTCAGCATCGATATGCGCACAAAGGAAATCGTACCGTTGAAAATTGAATCCGACATCGTCTACGCGCTTTCGGCTTCAGACGACGAATTGTACGGTATCGCCGTGCAGTCGGGAGGAGATGAAAAAACGACGAACCTTTTTTCGTATACGCCGTCCGCTTCGAAAACGACGATGCTTTTAAAACTCAACGACGAAGATACGGGCGCTTTTACCTACTTTTACGACGGACAGGTTTTGACGAATATCGGCAGCGAAAAAGTGTATTCGTACGATCTTTTGCGGAAAAAAAGCATCGCCTACGATCGCTCCGCATCGCTTCCGGTAAAAGCCGTACAAAACGGAGAACGCATCGCAGTGCTGAATCGAGACGGAAGCATTTCGTGGTACAATACGGGAAAGGCGGAAGTGCTCGCCGATTGGTATTTGGCTAAAGACGGCACCTGGTACGAGTTTTAA
- a CDS encoding M50 family metallopeptidase, whose amino-acid sequence MKWIYGIVCLGFLVFFHELGHFLAAKLFGVKVESFSLGFGPALLHKTIGGTDYRLSLLPLGGYCGMKGERDFRTALDSSSPHIEAERDSLYGINPLGRALIGFAGPFFNALFAFAAFSVIAMTGYTYYSYTAKIKLADEAYPEVHSPAREAGLKTGDTIVSIGGKPVEDFSDIIMEVASNPDRDLHIVVLRNGEKLACTVHSDFDKSTGSGKIGVTPFSNEPIMREAKRYPFFKALGEGAKRTGETLSLTVKSIALLFKGADVQNAISGPVGVAGMLGNTVEDGFGAGFRQGITAILELMAFISISLFIMNLLPIPVLDGALIFFAFVEFVCRRPINPKIQYYAQYAGLAIIAALFVLGITSDIRRFTAALQSH is encoded by the coding sequence ATGAAATGGATTTACGGCATCGTCTGCCTCGGTTTTTTGGTTTTTTTTCACGAACTCGGACACTTTCTCGCAGCGAAATTATTCGGCGTAAAAGTCGAATCCTTTTCGCTCGGCTTCGGTCCCGCTCTATTGCATAAAACGATCGGCGGTACCGACTACCGTTTATCGCTTTTACCACTCGGCGGATACTGCGGCATGAAAGGAGAGCGCGATTTTCGAACAGCGCTCGACTCCTCTTCTCCGCACATCGAAGCTGAGCGCGATTCGCTCTACGGTATCAACCCGCTCGGACGCGCTCTCATCGGATTCGCAGGTCCCTTTTTCAACGCGCTCTTTGCCTTTGCCGCCTTTTCCGTGATCGCGATGACGGGCTATACGTATTATTCGTATACGGCAAAGATAAAGCTTGCGGACGAAGCCTATCCCGAAGTACATTCGCCTGCGAGGGAAGCGGGATTGAAAACCGGCGACACTATCGTATCGATCGGAGGAAAACCCGTCGAAGATTTTTCCGATATCATCATGGAAGTCGCATCGAACCCCGACAGGGATTTGCATATCGTCGTATTGCGTAACGGCGAAAAGCTCGCCTGTACCGTGCACAGCGATTTCGATAAATCGACCGGGAGCGGAAAGATCGGCGTCACGCCTTTTTCGAACGAGCCGATAATGCGCGAAGCGAAACGGTATCCGTTTTTTAAAGCGCTCGGCGAAGGTGCAAAACGGACGGGCGAAACGCTTTCGCTTACCGTAAAAAGCATAGCGCTTTTGTTCAAAGGAGCCGACGTGCAAAATGCGATTTCAGGTCCCGTCGGTGTTGCGGGTATGCTCGGAAACACCGTCGAAGACGGATTCGGCGCGGGGTTCAGACAGGGCATTACGGCGATTTTGGAACTCATGGCTTTTATCAGCATTTCGCTTTTTATTATGAATCTGCTTCCGATACCGGTGCTCGACGGCGCTTTGATTTTTTTCGCGTTCGTCGAATTCGTTTGCCGCCGTCCGATCAATCCGAAAATACAATATTACGCGCAGTACGCGGGGCTTGCGATCATCGCAGCTCTTTTCGTGCTCGGCATAACAAGCGATATACGGCGCTTCACTGCGGCGCTGCAATCGCACTAG
- a CDS encoding 1-deoxy-D-xylulose-5-phosphate reductoisomerase, whose amino-acid sequence MKKVFVLGCTGSIGTNTLDIIKNMPALFCACALASHTSREKTEKLASSFGCDFTLTADDPHGIERLIRQTRPDIAVNGIAGSAGLLPSKAVLEAGVDLALANKETVVMAWHLIQALAQKSGARIIPVDSEHSAIFSLIEKIGKENIAQILITASGGPFRTYAKEALARVSVEDALAHPTWKMGKKITIDSATLANKGLEVIEACRLFDVSPEIVKVVVHPESIVHSLVRTKDGMLYAQLSDPDMKHPILSALTWPETAENYLQTFDLFDKTLSFFRPRTEDFPLLAYAYEAAKRGASYTIAYNAADEVAALAFLDGKLSFTDIARVVRSVLDEDWTMLPESFEDVFKADAKARSLAKTLI is encoded by the coding sequence ATGAAAAAGGTTTTCGTTTTGGGCTGTACCGGCTCCATCGGTACGAATACGCTCGACATCATTAAAAATATGCCCGCCCTCTTTTGCGCGTGCGCCCTCGCCTCTCATACGAGCCGCGAAAAAACCGAAAAGCTCGCTTCGTCTTTCGGCTGCGATTTTACGCTTACGGCAGACGATCCGCACGGCATCGAGCGGCTCATAAGGCAAACGCGCCCCGACATCGCGGTAAACGGAATAGCCGGAAGCGCGGGTCTCCTTCCGTCGAAGGCGGTGCTCGAAGCGGGAGTCGATCTGGCGCTTGCAAATAAAGAGACCGTCGTCATGGCGTGGCATCTCATACAAGCTCTCGCACAAAAGTCGGGCGCTCGCATCATCCCCGTCGATTCGGAGCATTCTGCGATTTTCAGCCTCATCGAAAAAATCGGCAAAGAAAATATCGCCCAAATCCTCATAACCGCAAGCGGCGGTCCTTTCCGCACATACGCAAAAGAAGCTCTTGCTCGCGTTTCGGTTGAAGACGCCCTCGCCCATCCGACGTGGAAAATGGGCAAAAAAATTACGATCGATTCGGCGACGCTTGCAAACAAGGGACTCGAAGTGATCGAAGCGTGCCGCCTCTTCGACGTATCGCCCGAAATCGTAAAAGTCGTCGTGCACCCCGAAAGCATCGTACATTCGCTCGTGCGCACAAAGGACGGCATGCTCTACGCCCAGCTTTCCGATCCCGACATGAAACACCCGATTCTTTCGGCGCTTACGTGGCCCGAAACGGCGGAAAATTATCTTCAAACTTTTGACCTCTTCGATAAAACGCTTTCGTTTTTCCGTCCGCGCACCGAAGACTTTCCGCTCCTTGCATACGCGTACGAAGCGGCAAAACGAGGGGCATCCTATACGATCGCATACAATGCAGCCGACGAAGTCGCAGCTCTCGCATTCCTCGACGGAAAGCTTTCGTTTACCGATATCGCCCGCGTCGTTCGAAGCGTGCTCGACGAAGATTGGACAATGTTACCCGAAAGCTTCGAAGACGTTTTTAAAGCGGATGCAAAAGCGAGATCTCTTGCAAAAACTCTGATATGA
- a CDS encoding phosphatidate cytidylyltransferase yields the protein MPKLVQRLLIFFIGIPLIIGLVFLPFFHRLPFHIAVCAFSCIGSLELYDMFSKNSPLLPKPLVAILNLLIPVSTYVCICFSLPFGIVTGIFVAGACILMTYNALTATSFEHSNTAVSLSVSILLYTGYLITFISRMTVYEHGSFYIAAFLWMTFICDSVAWLFGMLLGKNNRGVIAASPNKSIAGFAGGYVGCILASLIAQAALPHIFPGSLWKSVLFGVLVASAAIVGDLAESVFKRSSNVKDSGGIMPGRGGVLDSIDSLLFAAPVFYLSLRLLYGVPIFLR from the coding sequence ATGCCAAAACTCGTACAACGGCTTTTGATTTTTTTTATCGGCATACCGCTCATAATCGGTCTTGTCTTTCTTCCGTTTTTTCATCGGTTGCCCTTTCATATCGCCGTGTGCGCGTTTTCGTGTATCGGCAGCTTGGAACTCTACGATATGTTTTCAAAAAACAGTCCCCTTTTACCGAAGCCCCTCGTTGCGATTTTAAACCTTTTGATTCCCGTTTCGACGTACGTCTGCATATGCTTTTCGCTCCCCTTCGGCATCGTAACGGGCATATTCGTTGCGGGAGCGTGCATCCTCATGACCTACAACGCGCTTACGGCAACATCCTTCGAACATTCCAATACCGCAGTTTCTCTTTCCGTATCGATTTTATTGTATACGGGTTACCTCATCACGTTTATTTCGAGGATGACGGTCTATGAGCACGGAAGTTTTTATATCGCCGCATTTTTGTGGATGACTTTTATCTGCGATTCTGTCGCCTGGCTTTTCGGTATGCTGCTCGGAAAAAACAACCGAGGCGTCATCGCCGCAAGCCCGAACAAAAGCATTGCGGGTTTTGCAGGCGGCTATGTCGGCTGCATCCTCGCCTCGCTCATCGCGCAGGCGGCTCTGCCGCATATATTTCCGGGTTCTCTTTGGAAATCGGTTTTATTCGGCGTCCTCGTCGCAAGCGCCGCAATCGTCGGAGACCTCGCCGAATCGGTATTTAAGCGGAGCTCAAATGTAAAAGATTCGGGCGGCATTATGCCCGGCCGCGGCGGCGTTTTGGATTCCATCGATTCGCTTTTGTTTGCGGCTCCCGTGTTTTATCTTTCGCTCCGCCTGCTCTACGGAGTTCCGATCTTTTTACGATGA